Proteins from a genomic interval of Chroococcidiopsis thermalis PCC 7203:
- a CDS encoding MBL fold metallo-hydrolase → MAHINLRRPQNTDGDFYVDTTCIDCDTCRWMTPEVFNRTGEQSIVFHQPTNETERLKALQALLACPTSSIGTVEKPKDIKSAQESFPILVAENVYHCGYHAENSYGAASYLIVRPEGNVLVDSPRFTPPLVKRIEEMGGIRYIYLTHRDDVADHQKYHDRFGCDRVIHTDEISSSTRNIEIKIAGTEPDRLAPDLLVIPVPGHTKGHTVLLYKDTFLFTGDHIAWDDDDQILAGFPGVCWYSWSELIKSTYRLLDYSFEWVLPGHGRRYHADAATMRHKVKEGIEWMEQQ, encoded by the coding sequence ATGGCTCATATAAACTTGCGTCGCCCTCAAAATACAGATGGGGATTTTTATGTCGATACCACCTGTATTGATTGCGATACCTGTCGTTGGATGACTCCAGAAGTATTTAACCGTACTGGCGAACAATCGATTGTTTTCCATCAACCAACAAATGAAACAGAAAGACTGAAGGCGCTACAAGCTTTACTTGCTTGTCCTACCAGTTCAATTGGTACGGTAGAAAAGCCAAAAGATATCAAATCTGCACAAGAAAGTTTTCCAATTTTAGTAGCTGAAAATGTCTATCACTGCGGCTATCATGCTGAAAATTCCTATGGGGCAGCGAGTTATTTGATTGTGCGTCCAGAGGGCAACGTATTAGTAGATTCGCCCCGTTTTACGCCGCCGTTGGTAAAACGAATCGAAGAAATGGGGGGAATTCGGTATATCTATCTCACCCACCGCGATGATGTTGCCGATCATCAAAAATATCACGATCGTTTTGGTTGCGATCGCGTTATTCATACAGACGAAATTTCTAGCAGTACGCGCAACATAGAAATTAAGATTGCTGGTACAGAACCCGATCGATTAGCGCCCGATTTGTTAGTTATTCCCGTTCCTGGTCATACCAAAGGGCATACAGTTTTACTCTACAAAGATACGTTTCTATTTACAGGCGATCATATCGCTTGGGATGATGACGACCAAATATTAGCAGGTTTTCCAGGTGTCTGCTGGTATTCTTGGTCAGAACTGATTAAGTCTACCTATCGCTTGTTAGATTACTCTTTTGAATGGGTATTACCCGGTCACGGTCGCCGCTATCATGCAGATGCAGCAACAATGCGGCATAAAGTCAAAGAAGGTATTGAGTGGATGGAACAACAGTGA
- a CDS encoding HNH nuclease: MNSSQPLPNDFIQLCQSVTAKRPKAVINHILQHGLVTTEELKNIYGYNHPPRAARDVRERGIPLDTFRVTGSDGKKIAAYKFGDVSKARFSRFSGRTGLSKQLKDELIKRHGCKCFIYLEVVDKRELQIDHRIPFEIDGEPEFSPEHFMLLCGSANRAKSWSCEHCENWSIIKDKSICLSCYWAYPESYTHIAMQQVRRIDIMWQEEEIDIYENLKQQATELNKDIPEFIKEIIEREIGRNQNG, encoded by the coding sequence ATGAACAGTTCTCAGCCGCTACCCAATGATTTCATACAACTGTGTCAGTCAGTGACTGCAAAAAGACCAAAAGCTGTTATTAATCACATTTTGCAACATGGTCTTGTAACTACGGAAGAACTTAAGAACATATACGGCTATAATCATCCTCCAAGAGCAGCAAGAGATGTTCGAGAACGTGGAATTCCCCTCGACACTTTCCGCGTTACAGGAAGCGATGGCAAAAAGATCGCTGCTTATAAATTTGGAGATGTTAGCAAGGCTAGGTTTTCTAGATTTTCTGGTAGAACTGGTTTATCGAAGCAGCTAAAGGACGAACTAATTAAGAGACATGGCTGTAAGTGTTTCATTTATTTAGAAGTAGTGGATAAGCGTGAATTGCAGATCGATCATCGTATCCCTTTTGAAATTGACGGAGAACCAGAGTTTTCACCTGAACACTTTATGCTGCTTTGTGGCTCTGCTAACCGAGCAAAGTCTTGGTCGTGCGAACACTGCGAGAACTGGAGTATTATCAAGGATAAGTCTATTTGCTTATCATGTTACTGGGCTTATCCAGAAAGCTATACACATATTGCCATGCAACAGGTGAGAAGAATAGATATAATGTGGCAGGAAGAAGAAATTGATATATATGAAAATCTGAAACAGCAAGCTACTGAACTAAATAAAGACATCCCTGAATTTATTAAAGAAATCATTGAACGAGAAATCGGTCGGAATCAAAACGGATAA
- a CDS encoding DOMON-like domain-containing protein yields MSVRTFFLKPFPSDNPPLQLEISGIVDRQFNKLTIQYQILGQLVELAIPAVTDSPARKDELWQQTCLEFFLGIENSSQYWEFNLSPSGNWNIYHFEDYRQGMQPETAFTSLPFVVHNRPNYLLLNLELNLDKIVEIEQKIEIAIASVLQSQSGEMTYWALTHCGTQADFHLRDSFAIEL; encoded by the coding sequence ATGAGCGTTCGCACTTTTTTTCTGAAGCCATTCCCCTCTGATAATCCACCGCTTCAGCTTGAAATCTCAGGTATTGTAGATCGGCAATTCAATAAACTTACTATCCAATACCAGATTTTGGGACAGTTGGTAGAATTAGCCATTCCAGCAGTAACAGATTCGCCTGCTCGTAAAGACGAATTATGGCAGCAAACGTGCTTAGAGTTTTTTCTTGGAATTGAAAATTCTTCCCAATATTGGGAATTTAACCTTTCACCTTCTGGAAACTGGAACATCTATCATTTTGAAGATTATCGTCAAGGAATGCAACCAGAAACAGCCTTTACATCACTACCATTTGTCGTGCATAATCGACCCAATTATTTATTGTTGAATCTCGAACTCAATTTAGATAAAATTGTAGAAATAGAGCAGAAAATAGAAATTGCGATCGCGTCTGTGCTTCAGTCACAATCTGGTGAAATGACATATTGGGCATTAACTCATTGCGGTACGCAAGCCGATTTTCATCTGCGCGATAGTTTTGCGATCGAATTGTGA
- a CDS encoding DNA adenine methylase, with amino-acid sequence MVSLPHPVQYQGSKRNLASDILKFLPETIDRLVEPFAGTAAISIAASSKEISQNFWLNDLNQPLVELIRAIVETPEEIATAYTDIWNEQHSDSIGHYYQVREQFNKTNEPQLFLYLLARCVKGAVRYNSEGFFNQSPDKRRKGTQPDKMRKNIEGVSQLLKNKCKFTCWDYKDVLAEVRQSDFVYIDPPYQGVCGDRDSRYFAGISFNDFVLSLEDLNQKEVAFAVSYDGKRGNKTFGNSLPEELGLKKIEIKVGRSSQATLLGRDEVTIESLYLSPSLLRDRISGIESYISRTHKQLTLLDKHEQFSAATQ; translated from the coding sequence ATGGTTAGCCTTCCTCATCCGGTTCAATATCAAGGCAGTAAAAGAAATCTTGCTTCAGACATTTTGAAATTTCTACCTGAAACTATAGATAGGCTGGTTGAGCCGTTTGCGGGAACTGCTGCAATTAGTATTGCCGCCTCTTCTAAGGAAATTTCTCAAAATTTTTGGCTCAATGACTTAAATCAACCGCTAGTTGAATTAATACGGGCGATCGTAGAAACCCCTGAAGAAATAGCAACTGCTTATACAGATATATGGAACGAACAGCATAGCGATTCCATAGGGCATTACTATCAAGTTAGAGAGCAGTTTAATAAGACTAATGAGCCGCAACTTTTTCTCTATTTGTTAGCTCGATGCGTAAAAGGGGCTGTACGGTATAACTCTGAAGGTTTTTTTAACCAAAGCCCTGATAAAAGGCGAAAGGGAACTCAGCCTGACAAGATGAGAAAAAATATAGAAGGTGTATCTCAACTGCTGAAAAATAAGTGCAAATTCACATGTTGGGATTATAAAGACGTGCTAGCTGAAGTTAGACAAAGTGATTTCGTCTACATAGATCCGCCTTATCAAGGTGTGTGCGGCGATCGCGATTCAAGATATTTTGCTGGAATCAGTTTTAATGATTTTGTTCTTTCTCTTGAGGATCTCAACCAGAAAGAAGTAGCGTTTGCAGTTAGCTACGATGGTAAACGAGGGAACAAAACTTTTGGCAACTCGCTACCTGAAGAACTAGGGTTAAAAAAAATTGAAATTAAAGTTGGGCGATCGTCTCAAGCAACACTGTTGGGTAGAGACGAAGTAACAATAGAATCTCTGTATTTGTCGCCCTCCTTACTTCGCGATCGTATTTCAGGAATAGAGAGCTATATTAGCAGGACGCATAAACAGCTTACTCTATTGGACAAGCATGAACAGTTCTCAGCCGCTACCCAATGA
- a CDS encoding cation:proton antiporter: MHAVILVLIEVLIVIALSRIVGMGCRWIKQPLVIGEIIAGIMLGPSLFGLIAPDLAAALFPSETLPYLNVLSQIGLIFFMFLIGLELNPKYLSGQLDIAILTSHVSILVPFSLGTLSAIILYPLVSDGSVSFTAFALFLGAAMSITAFPVLARIITENNLQRSRLGTLALTCAAVDDVTAWCVLAVAIAVAKEGDFVKAIPTIIAAIVYIGLMVTAGRWCLRYLAKLFHRTGRLTQFLLACIYMGVVISALITEVIGIHLIFGAFLVGAVMPKDHDLVREIAQKTEDFVLIFLLPVFFAYSGIRTQIGLLNRPELWLLCLLVLVVAIAGKYIGTYVAARVSGIDKREASALGWLMNTRGLTELIVLNIGLSLGVISPLLFTMLVIMALVTTFMTSPLLEWTYPKRLIKLDLVEPEPPQAGNIEPVTPAYRILVPVANPSTQQGLLQLAAAIAGGRSAAAIVHPLSLIEIEEDYAFQSTPEAADRLIQERYQQLEELIQTLEPPSIRSLIHPIVRVSNDVARATTEIAALDSVSLIVVGWHRPAFSNNRLGGRVGQILSLAPVDVAVYIDRGKQNLESLLVPYVGNIHDDLALVIALRLLANCDTACLSVLQATPAPSEFSNELRNIMQQLPQKVRDRISIIQPKETSEPILAVVEASARVDLTIVGMSRAWGIERQTLGRYTDELAIQCQSSLLIARRHSQVSSHLDVISG, from the coding sequence ATGCACGCAGTCATTCTCGTTTTAATTGAAGTGCTGATCGTCATAGCACTCTCGCGGATTGTGGGAATGGGATGCCGCTGGATCAAGCAACCGCTGGTCATAGGTGAAATCATCGCGGGAATTATGCTTGGTCCCTCGCTATTTGGTTTAATTGCTCCAGATCTTGCCGCAGCATTGTTTCCATCTGAAACACTTCCTTACTTAAACGTGCTGTCTCAGATCGGACTGATTTTTTTCATGTTTTTGATTGGCTTAGAGCTAAATCCTAAATACTTAAGCGGACAGTTAGATATAGCGATTCTTACTTCTCACGTCAGTATTTTAGTGCCTTTTTCTTTAGGGACGCTCTCAGCAATCATTCTTTATCCCTTGGTATCTGATGGGAGTGTTTCCTTTACTGCCTTTGCCCTGTTTCTGGGCGCAGCGATGTCAATTACTGCTTTTCCCGTCTTAGCGCGGATTATTACCGAAAATAACTTGCAGCGATCGCGTTTGGGAACTTTAGCACTGACGTGCGCTGCAGTAGATGATGTCACGGCTTGGTGCGTTTTGGCAGTGGCGATCGCAGTTGCAAAAGAGGGTGATTTTGTCAAGGCTATCCCGACAATTATTGCCGCGATCGTCTACATAGGCTTGATGGTGACAGCAGGGCGCTGGTGTTTACGGTATCTTGCCAAACTCTTTCATCGTACTGGACGTTTGACGCAATTTCTCTTAGCTTGCATTTACATGGGAGTGGTAATCTCTGCTTTAATTACCGAAGTCATTGGTATCCACTTGATTTTTGGGGCGTTCTTAGTCGGTGCAGTCATGCCCAAAGATCACGATCTGGTGCGGGAGATTGCCCAAAAGACAGAAGACTTCGTTTTAATCTTTTTACTCCCCGTCTTTTTTGCCTACAGCGGGATCAGAACCCAAATTGGCTTGCTCAATCGCCCGGAATTATGGCTGTTGTGTTTATTAGTTTTGGTAGTGGCGATCGCCGGAAAGTACATCGGTACTTATGTAGCGGCGCGTGTCAGTGGCATCGATAAACGAGAAGCATCAGCCTTGGGTTGGTTAATGAATACCCGTGGCTTGACAGAGTTGATCGTCCTCAACATTGGTTTGAGCTTAGGTGTCATCTCGCCTTTACTGTTTACCATGCTGGTGATTATGGCATTGGTGACAACGTTTATGACCTCACCACTGCTGGAATGGACGTATCCGAAGCGACTGATTAAATTAGATTTGGTAGAACCAGAACCACCACAAGCAGGTAATATAGAGCCTGTAACTCCGGCGTATAGAATTTTAGTCCCAGTCGCAAATCCCAGTACTCAACAAGGACTGTTGCAATTAGCAGCAGCGATCGCTGGCGGGCGATCGGCTGCTGCGATCGTCCATCCGCTCAGTTTGATCGAAATCGAAGAAGACTACGCTTTCCAAAGCACGCCAGAAGCCGCTGACAGGTTAATTCAAGAGCGCTATCAACAGCTAGAAGAATTAATTCAAACTTTAGAACCACCGTCAATTCGTTCTCTGATTCATCCCATCGTTCGCGTCAGCAATGACGTTGCTAGAGCAACAACCGAGATTGCCGCACTTGACAGCGTTAGTTTAATTGTCGTCGGTTGGCATCGTCCGGCTTTTAGTAACAACCGTTTAGGTGGACGTGTCGGTCAAATTCTCAGCCTTGCTCCAGTGGACGTAGCCGTATACATCGATCGCGGCAAACAAAACTTAGAATCGCTGTTAGTGCCTTATGTTGGCAATATTCACGATGACCTAGCGTTAGTCATCGCCCTGCGCCTGCTAGCGAATTGCGACACGGCATGTTTGTCAGTGCTGCAAGCAACACCAGCGCCAAGCGAGTTCAGTAACGAGTTACGCAACATCATGCAACAACTGCCGCAGAAAGTGCGCGATCGCATTTCTATAATCCAACCAAAAGAAACTTCCGAACCGATTCTCGCAGTCGTAGAAGCATCAGCCCGTGTCGATTTAACTATAGTTGGCATGAGTCGCGCTTGGGGAATTGAACGACAAACTCTAGGCAGGTACACAGATGAATTAGCAATCCAGTGTCAATCTTCCTTGCTAATTGCCCGTCGCCACAGTCAAGTCAGTTCTCACCTTGATGTTATTAGTGGTTAG
- a CDS encoding DUF2254 domain-containing protein, with the protein MFRNDFPGSTIALAVTMLTLDREGYYGPLESWGWIYVGSTDGAREVLSAVSGSMITVAATAFSITIVALQLAAANFGPRLLRNFMQDTGNQVVLGTFIATFIYCLLVLRTIRGDGDDYDRFIPQISITVATGLALVSIGMLIYFIHHASTIIQASHVISEAGADLDRAVDRLFPEHIGVNQPEFKQPLTEIPDNFDTEACKIKANNSGYVQAIDDEELMKIACRERLLLRINYRPGKFVVKDQALVTAYPPERVNRQLTNKINDAFILGKQRTEQQDVEFPINQLVEITLRAISPSVNDPFTAIRCIDQLSAGLSRLVQRQFPSPYRYDERHELRVIAEPVTFEGLVDAAFNQIRQYGKQDVAVIIRLLEAIATIADYTCDRKDRAVLLRHAAAIKRDSYENVSDKLDKQDIDEQYLVVEKSLRSG; encoded by the coding sequence ATTTTTAGAAATGACTTCCCTGGTAGCACAATCGCCTTAGCAGTGACGATGCTAACGCTCGATCGCGAAGGCTATTATGGACCTCTAGAAAGTTGGGGTTGGATTTACGTTGGTAGCACAGATGGAGCGCGAGAGGTACTTTCAGCTGTTTCTGGTTCGATGATTACAGTTGCGGCAACCGCTTTTTCGATTACGATTGTCGCACTTCAACTAGCTGCTGCCAATTTTGGACCGCGATTGCTGCGTAACTTCATGCAAGACACTGGCAATCAGGTGGTTCTCGGCACGTTTATTGCCACATTTATTTACTGCTTGCTGGTGCTGCGAACGATTCGCGGCGATGGAGATGATTACGATCGCTTCATACCGCAAATCTCGATTACAGTTGCTACAGGGCTAGCATTAGTTAGTATCGGGATGTTAATTTACTTCATCCATCATGCCTCGACAATTATTCAAGCATCGCACGTTATTTCTGAAGCTGGAGCCGATCTAGACCGCGCAGTCGATCGCTTATTTCCCGAACATATTGGTGTTAACCAGCCGGAATTCAAACAACCATTAACAGAAATTCCAGATAATTTTGATACCGAAGCCTGCAAAATCAAAGCGAATAACAGTGGCTACGTGCAAGCGATCGACGACGAAGAATTAATGAAAATTGCCTGTCGGGAGCGGCTATTGCTACGCATCAACTATCGCCCAGGAAAATTTGTCGTAAAAGACCAGGCATTAGTCACGGCATATCCTCCAGAGCGGGTAAATCGCCAATTAACCAATAAAATTAACGATGCCTTTATTTTAGGTAAACAACGCACCGAACAGCAGGATGTAGAGTTTCCCATCAACCAATTAGTAGAAATTACTTTACGCGCCATTTCTCCCTCTGTCAACGATCCGTTTACCGCAATCCGGTGTATCGACCAACTGAGTGCAGGGCTATCTCGCTTGGTTCAGCGTCAGTTTCCCTCTCCTTACCGCTACGACGAACGGCACGAGTTGCGCGTCATTGCTGAGCCAGTCACGTTTGAAGGTCTAGTCGATGCTGCTTTTAACCAAATTCGCCAGTATGGTAAACAAGATGTGGCAGTGATAATTCGCTTGCTAGAAGCGATCGCCACCATAGCTGATTACACCTGCGATCGCAAAGACCGTGCAGTGTTGCTGCGTCATGCGGCGGCGATTAAACGCGATAGCTACGAGAACGTATCGGATAAGTTGGATAAACAAGATATCGATGAGCAATACTTAGTAGTGGAAAAATCACTTCGATCGGGATAA
- a CDS encoding phosphotransferase enzyme family protein — protein MIKEIDLKSKTIDNLVAIASQFDVEGQIVEIQAFGNGNINDTFLVTLRNSTQKHVILQRINTHVFHQPELVMQNVRVFTDHATQRLQDWSSDRRWEIPSVILTQDNREYWMNAEGAFWRAISFIEAAQSFDTITDCDRAREAGYALGTFHNLISDLPPEKLAVTLEGFHITPRYLQQYDAALAKHDKSKSPEIDFCLQFIQTRRNWVSVLEDAKISGELPLRLMHGDPKINNVLFDTNTGRAVSVIDLDTLMPGLIHYDIGDCLRSSCNSLGEETQQWQEVRFETELAQSILQGYISQAKNFLTEKDYEYIYDSIRLLAFELGLRFFTDYLVGNVHFSKVKYAEHNLVRALVQFQLTQSIETQQSPICAIVRDLKQGLK, from the coding sequence ATGATAAAAGAGATCGATCTAAAAAGCAAAACTATAGATAATCTGGTGGCGATCGCCAGCCAATTTGACGTAGAAGGTCAAATTGTAGAGATTCAAGCTTTTGGTAACGGTAATATCAACGATACTTTTCTCGTCACGCTGAGAAACTCAACTCAAAAACACGTTATTCTACAACGCATTAACACGCATGTATTTCACCAGCCAGAACTGGTAATGCAGAATGTGCGCGTCTTTACCGACCATGCGACCCAGCGCTTGCAAGATTGGAGTAGCGATCGCCGTTGGGAAATACCGAGCGTCATCCTAACGCAGGATAATCGGGAATATTGGATGAATGCTGAAGGAGCATTCTGGCGTGCAATTAGCTTTATCGAAGCCGCACAATCTTTTGACACTATTACAGATTGCGATCGCGCTAGAGAGGCTGGTTACGCCCTTGGTACGTTTCATAATCTCATCAGCGATTTACCCCCTGAAAAGCTAGCTGTCACGCTGGAAGGATTTCACATTACACCGCGCTACCTTCAACAATATGATGCAGCGCTGGCAAAACATGACAAAAGCAAATCCCCTGAAATAGATTTTTGTTTGCAGTTTATTCAAACTCGTAGAAATTGGGTAAGTGTTTTAGAAGATGCAAAAATCAGCGGAGAATTACCTTTGCGTTTAATGCATGGCGATCCTAAAATTAATAACGTTCTGTTTGACACCAATACAGGACGAGCCGTCAGTGTTATCGATCTCGATACACTCATGCCTGGTTTAATCCACTACGATATCGGTGATTGCCTGCGATCGAGTTGTAATTCTTTGGGTGAAGAAACTCAACAATGGCAAGAAGTACGATTTGAAACAGAACTCGCCCAATCTATTTTACAAGGCTATATTTCACAAGCAAAAAACTTTTTAACTGAAAAAGATTACGAATATATATACGACTCAATCCGATTGTTAGCTTTTGAATTAGGATTGCGGTTTTTTACCGACTATTTAGTAGGTAACGTTCACTTCTCTAAGGTGAAATATGCAGAACATAATTTGGTCAGGGCACTGGTACAATTTCAGCTGACTCAAAGTATTGAAACTCAACAATCGCCTATTTGCGCGATCGTGCGAGATTTAAAACAAGGTTTAAAATGA
- a CDS encoding response regulator transcription factor: MLMLSCEPSIVRVLVVDDHELTRLTLKLAIAHQENLELVGLASNGKEAVEMTQRFHPDAIVLDLQMPVMDGWSAAAKIKDIQPETQIIAYSSVEDPKLHDRQAIACFDAICKKDIATPELINIIKELKQQQEINRS; encoded by the coding sequence ATGCTGATGTTATCTTGCGAACCTTCCATTGTCAGAGTCTTGGTTGTAGACGATCACGAACTTACTCGTCTCACTCTGAAGCTAGCGATCGCTCACCAGGAAAATTTAGAACTAGTAGGATTAGCCAGTAACGGCAAAGAAGCTGTTGAAATGACGCAGCGCTTTCATCCAGATGCGATTGTGCTTGACTTGCAAATGCCAGTTATGGATGGTTGGAGTGCTGCTGCCAAGATTAAAGATATTCAGCCAGAAACTCAAATTATCGCCTATTCTTCTGTAGAAGATCCAAAACTCCACGACCGTCAAGCAATTGCCTGCTTTGATGCAATCTGCAAGAAAGACATTGCTACTCCAGAATTAATCAACATCATTAAAGAATTAAAACAACAACAAGAAATAAATCGCTCGTAA
- a CDS encoding cation:proton antiporter, whose protein sequence is MTNFWQQLQMWGDRAREFLTPSVFAGPITDPVPVFLTIMAIMLVAPLLFERVRLPGIVGLILAGVVVGPYGIGVLERDSTIILLGTVGLLFLMFMAGLETSLDDLKYNADKAVIFGIATFIVPMALGTVAMLAIGYGFLAAILVASCFASHTLLALPVATKLGIMRTQAVTATLGATLITNVLALLVLAVVVQAHQGSLSLGFWLFLIPALTIYTFATLWGVPKIGRWFFRRFGHDEGAEFTFVVATLFVVSYAAELIDIEPIVGAFLAGIAITQLIPQLSPLMNRIQFIGNTLFVPFFLISVGMLINPRLLVSDPRSLLVAGVMIVVALVAKFVPAWGSGKLFGFQSSGIMVMFGLSVAQAASTLAAITVAFQIQLVDQATVNGTVAMILVTCIASPWVTSRWGQGVKVEAANPTSKGRTKQVQQGFTAAQNLRVLVPVANPSTEDNLLHLALILTKKTAGTLLPLHILPDKQGTIAPEAKIQQSQLLATAETIAHAAVTAVEPIGRIDDSVDKGILRSALERDANLIVCGWKGFSTYRENFFGSAIDNVIRRATVPVLIARFAQPIENTHRVFLAIADIEKSASTFGQTVSLAKSLADELKASLQLLQVTASPRKRTSFNPEELGLSPDTQIQQVRGNFIGRVSKMLQQDDLLILTAGTHPDIRGLPALGVAPEAIARSHPEVSIIVIHFPQRI, encoded by the coding sequence ATGACAAATTTTTGGCAACAATTGCAAATGTGGGGCGATCGCGCTCGTGAATTTTTGACTCCCTCAGTTTTCGCAGGTCCAATTACCGATCCAGTACCAGTTTTCCTGACAATTATGGCGATTATGCTGGTTGCACCGCTGTTATTCGAGCGGGTGAGGCTACCAGGAATTGTCGGCTTAATCTTAGCGGGAGTGGTGGTAGGACCCTACGGAATAGGAGTTTTAGAGCGAGATAGCACGATTATCCTGCTCGGTACTGTGGGTTTGTTATTTCTGATGTTTATGGCTGGGCTAGAAACCAGCCTCGACGACCTAAAATACAACGCAGACAAAGCAGTAATTTTTGGCATTGCTACCTTTATCGTGCCGATGGCACTGGGTACGGTGGCGATGCTGGCAATCGGATACGGTTTCTTGGCAGCGATACTCGTTGCTTCCTGTTTTGCTTCCCACACGCTCTTGGCGTTACCAGTAGCGACTAAATTGGGAATTATGCGGACTCAGGCAGTCACGGCGACTTTGGGAGCAACTTTAATTACCAATGTCTTAGCTTTACTCGTTCTCGCCGTTGTTGTCCAGGCACATCAAGGTAGCCTCTCCCTCGGTTTTTGGTTATTTCTAATTCCGGCTTTAACTATTTATACCTTTGCTACTTTATGGGGAGTTCCTAAAATCGGTCGTTGGTTCTTTCGCCGTTTTGGGCATGACGAAGGGGCTGAGTTTACGTTTGTCGTTGCGACTTTATTTGTTGTTTCTTATGCGGCAGAACTAATTGATATTGAGCCAATTGTGGGGGCATTTTTAGCGGGAATTGCCATTACTCAACTGATTCCCCAACTGAGTCCGCTAATGAATCGCATTCAGTTTATTGGCAACACTTTATTCGTGCCATTTTTTCTGATTTCAGTAGGAATGTTGATTAATCCGAGGCTATTAGTTAGCGATCCGCGATCGCTATTGGTAGCAGGAGTGATGATTGTCGTGGCGCTCGTTGCCAAATTTGTTCCAGCTTGGGGCAGTGGTAAGCTATTTGGCTTTCAGTCCTCTGGCATTATGGTCATGTTCGGTCTTTCTGTTGCTCAAGCTGCATCGACGCTAGCAGCAATTACAGTTGCTTTTCAGATTCAACTTGTAGACCAAGCAACTGTTAACGGCACTGTCGCCATGATTTTAGTCACCTGTATTGCTTCTCCTTGGGTTACTAGTCGTTGGGGTCAAGGAGTGAAAGTTGAAGCAGCAAATCCTACTAGCAAGGGGAGAACAAAGCAAGTACAACAAGGCTTTACCGCAGCTCAAAATCTTCGCGTTTTAGTCCCTGTTGCTAACCCTAGTACGGAAGATAATTTACTTCATTTAGCTTTAATTCTAACCAAAAAAACAGCGGGAACTTTACTACCTTTACATATTTTGCCAGATAAACAGGGAACGATCGCGCCAGAAGCAAAAATTCAGCAAAGCCAGTTATTAGCCACAGCAGAAACAATCGCTCATGCAGCTGTAACGGCAGTCGAACCGATCGGACGCATTGATGATTCAGTCGATAAAGGAATTTTACGCTCTGCCTTAGAACGCGATGCCAATCTGATTGTTTGTGGCTGGAAAGGGTTTTCAACTTATCGCGAAAATTTTTTTGGTAGTGCGATCGATAACGTCATACGTCGCGCTACAGTCCCTGTATTAATTGCCCGATTTGCCCAGCCAATTGAAAATACTCATCGCGTCTTTTTGGCAATAGCCGATATTGAAAAATCAGCGTCCACTTTTGGACAAACGGTGTCGCTTGCTAAGTCTCTCGCTGACGAACTCAAGGCATCGCTACAACTGTTGCAGGTAACAGCCAGTCCCCGCAAACGCACGTCCTTTAATCCAGAAGAATTAGGATTGAGTCCAGACACTCAAATTCAACAAGTCAGGGGCAACTTTATCGGTCGAGTTTCCAAAATGCTTCAGCAGGATGACTTATTAATCTTAACGGCTGGAACTCATCCAGATATTAGAGGTCTACCAGCGTTGGGGGTTGCACCAGAGGCGATCGCTCGGAGTCATCCAGAAGTTTCGATTATTGTGATTCATTTTCCCCAACGGATCTAA
- a CDS encoding NUDIX hydrolase, protein MTNEKQLTTDRIMGSPEYKWLEWAKKLEAIAQTGLTYTEGVFDRERYKSLRAIAAEIMATYSHVEPSYVLDLFSQEVGYATPKVDVRAAVFQEDKLLLVKEKVDGCWSLPGGYADIGNSPSEVVVREVQEESGYLTRAVKLLAVYDRDKQGHPPFPYAVYKLHFLCELIGGSPSSSIETDEVAFFGEDEIPPLSLTRVMPTQITKIFHYHRHPDLPTYFD, encoded by the coding sequence ATGACCAATGAGAAACAATTAACTACAGACAGGATTATGGGTTCCCCAGAATACAAATGGCTGGAATGGGCAAAAAAGCTAGAGGCGATCGCGCAAACTGGTTTGACTTATACCGAAGGAGTGTTTGACAGAGAACGCTACAAATCCCTACGGGCGATCGCGGCGGAAATTATGGCAACTTATAGTCATGTCGAGCCTAGCTACGTTCTCGATTTATTTTCTCAAGAGGTTGGTTATGCTACCCCAAAAGTAGACGTGCGGGCGGCGGTTTTCCAAGAAGATAAGTTGTTATTGGTAAAGGAAAAAGTAGATGGTTGTTGGTCGCTACCAGGAGGTTATGCTGACATAGGCAACTCTCCTAGTGAAGTTGTGGTGCGCGAAGTTCAGGAAGAATCAGGATATCTCACCCGCGCTGTCAAATTACTTGCTGTCTACGATCGCGATAAGCAGGGACATCCACCTTTCCCTTATGCTGTTTACAAGTTACATTTCTTATGCGAACTTATTGGTGGTTCTCCATCATCTAGCATTGAAACTGACGAGGTAGCTTTTTTTGGCGAAGATGAAATTCCTCCCTTGTCTTTGACACGGGTAATGCCTACTCAAATTACTAAAATTTTCCACTACCATCGCCATCCAGATTTACCAACTTATTTTGATTAA